The following are encoded in a window of Wolbachia endosymbiont (group B) of Hofmannophila pseudospretella genomic DNA:
- a CDS encoding ribosomal protein bL36 — protein sequence MKVKGSLKSHRNRDKNCKVVKRGSKVYVINKVKPRCKARQGS from the coding sequence ATGAAAGTTAAAGGGTCACTAAAATCTCATCGTAACAGAGATAAAAATTGTAAAGTTGTGAAAAGGGGTAGTAAGGTTTATGTTATAAATAAGGTAAAGCCAAGATGTAAAGCGCGTCAAGGTTCTTAG
- a CDS encoding pyruvate, water dikinase regulatory protein → MTLKKLNLHLVSDSSGETVISVAKSALKHFRSVETIEYVWSFVKEEEQIDKILEEINRKSDEHNFVICTITNDELRKCLKNNCIKLKIPYRAILSHIIREISSYLEIKKDEKLDLHAEINNEYFQRIEAINYTINHDDGQNIQDIDKADIILVGVSRTSKSPTSMYLAYRGYKVANVPFVSEIPFYVDLAKLKNKLTIGVTIDVRRLIEIRKNRLTSINNEGNNIYADPRKVEKEIKEAEEFFKQNNWPIIDVTQKSIEEVSATIIQYFNKM, encoded by the coding sequence ATGACCCTTAAAAAGCTTAACCTACACTTAGTGTCAGATTCAAGTGGTGAAACTGTTATATCAGTTGCAAAATCAGCTCTGAAACACTTTCGTTCTGTAGAAACGATCGAATATGTTTGGTCTTTCGTAAAAGAAGAAGAGCAGATTGACAAAATTTTAGAGGAAATTAATAGAAAAAGTGATGAGCATAATTTTGTTATATGCACTATTACTAATGATGAGCTAAGAAAATGTCTAAAAAATAATTGTATAAAGCTAAAAATTCCCTACAGAGCGATATTATCACACATTATTAGGGAAATCTCATCCTATCTTGAAATTAAAAAAGACGAAAAACTTGACTTACATGCTGAGATAAATAACGAATATTTTCAGCGCATTGAGGCAATAAACTATACCATTAATCATGATGATGGACAAAATATTCAAGATATTGATAAAGCCGATATAATTTTGGTTGGAGTTTCACGCACATCAAAATCTCCCACCAGTATGTATTTAGCTTACCGAGGCTATAAAGTTGCAAATGTTCCTTTTGTTAGCGAGATACCCTTTTACGTCGACTTAGCAAAATTAAAAAATAAACTGACTATAGGAGTAACAATAGACGTAAGAAGGCTAATAGAAATACGCAAAAATAGACTGACTTCAATTAATAATGAAGGTAATAATATATATGCTGACCCTAGAAAAGTAGAAAAGGAAATTAAAGAAGCAGAGGAGTTCTTTAAGCAAAATAACTGGCCAATTATTGATGTCACGCAAAAGTCAATCGAAGAAGTATCAGCGACAATTATACAGTATTTTAATAAAATGTGA
- the ccmC gene encoding heme ABC transporter permease CcmC: MFLLKPTNFTSFTKKALPWLGVICFACFLIGMFLALFFSPGDYKQGEIVRIMYLHVPSAWLALGIYGLIALLSFISLVWNNSVASVLAHAAAPAGTVFSAICLITGSIWGKGTWGTWWVWDARLTSMLILFFLYVGYLSLWSAFDNQARAEKSSAVFAIFSAINIPIVKFSVNLWSTLHQPASIFRKGGVAIEGSLLLPLIAMFIFCTTLFLVVWILNALHLINLQKIKREISMRY, encoded by the coding sequence ATGTTTTTATTAAAGCCTACAAATTTCACTTCTTTTACTAAAAAAGCTCTACCTTGGCTTGGGGTTATTTGTTTCGCATGTTTTTTAATTGGAATGTTCTTGGCATTATTCTTCTCCCCAGGAGATTATAAACAAGGAGAAATTGTACGAATTATGTATCTTCATGTGCCTTCTGCATGGCTTGCTCTTGGAATATACGGACTCATTGCATTACTCAGTTTCATTTCGTTGGTATGGAACAATAGTGTTGCTAGTGTCTTAGCACATGCTGCTGCTCCTGCAGGGACAGTCTTTTCGGCAATATGCTTAATCACAGGTAGCATCTGGGGAAAAGGAACATGGGGTACTTGGTGGGTATGGGATGCAAGGCTTACTTCAATGCTGATTTTGTTTTTTCTGTATGTTGGTTATCTTTCATTGTGGAGCGCTTTTGATAATCAAGCAAGAGCAGAGAAATCATCAGCAGTATTTGCCATTTTTAGTGCTATAAATATTCCCATAGTAAAATTTTCTGTGAATTTATGGTCTACTCTTCATCAGCCAGCAAGTATTTTTAGAAAAGGTGGAGTAGCAATAGAAGGTTCTTTACTGCTGCCACTCATTGCAATGTTTATATTTTGTACCACACTTTTTTTAGTAGTGTGGATACTTAATGCCCTTCATTTAATTAATTTGCAGAAGATAAAGAGAGAAATTAGCATGCGATATTAG